Within the Naumovozyma dairenensis CBS 421 chromosome 9, complete genome genome, the region ataatattcgcGGAACACCGGTGCGGCAGTTTCTGCCCGGAACTGTGGTGAGTAAGTGAGTGAAGATTTCCTTCGCACGCGTTCGGGTCACTCACCcacaaaaacaaaaacaaaaacaaaatgaagCGAAAACTGTGGTGCGGAGAGAGAAGTTTCACTGTGActcttatttttttccctcGTGTCTTGTTtcattttaaatttttcaccgTGGAATTGAGAGAACGATTCTGGACCTTCGCAACTTCTCCATGGAGAGAAACGGCCCGCTTCTTACAGTTTCTCCCCCGCTCCCTCCCGTAATACCCGCCTGTCCGCCCACCGTCGCCGGCAAAAACAAAAGCGCTAAAATCTCCGCTTCTTCCTCAGCTCCTCTCCTCTCTCAACCAAGTACACAAGGAAAGACTCTGTAAATCATTTCCTCCCTTCCCCTCCCCTCCGAGGTAAGCTTCCGAGCTACATACAGCCTTACTTCGACTCCAACTAATCTTTCAAACCAACCAGCAAGAAAAAACAGGGTGTGAGAGCCACATTTTTAATGTATAGACTCATAAACCCAGACTAGAACGAGCCTTCCACCGTGGAATAATTCCGCATTCATTCTGTCTCCAAgagtgatgatgattcgTATCATGATACggtgaagaaaaataaaacacTGATTTTTAGAGTTTGTTGGTTACTAATATCTATCGCTGTATACCTCAATAATAACTTTCACCTACATAGCTCGCATAGCAAATTCTATTCTTGCTCCCCTATATTGCATATGTGTGACACTAATTTGTATCAAGATTAAAGTCACTCAAAAagtaaattattaaacaaCACGGTTATTACGAGCGCGaacaaaagaatatttgCTATTCAAGCCCAATCGAAAAACATGGTAAATACATTTAAGATTAGGTGTGTATGTATGTAGCGGGATTTATAGACCATGCAATATGTTACATTCGTGATAGATAACTATATCAATTCTTAAGGTCACTGTCTCTTATCATACACCATGGTAACtctacgtatatatatgctAATGGGTTATCTAACATTCATTTCTTATCTTGTTTACCCTTATGTTAGATCTCCCCTTTctattttgttctttttctttttttgcCGATAAGAATTTACGCAACTTCCAACGATAAGAGGGTATTTCTAAGATTAAAATAAGAGACATTCGTTCACTTTTGTGAAATGTATCAATAGGAAGAAATTTAGTACATGATGGTCGATTTTTCCCAAGGCTAAGACTACAACAAAAACTTACAGAAGAAAAAACTTAACCATTATGCCCAGTCCTTGTCAACAAGAAGCTTGTCGGATCCAAGGTATGTCATATCATCGTATCAAAAAATctagtgaaaaattaaattagatATCAAGTCTTTTCAACATCacataaattaattaattagCTAACTCGCTACTAACTATAAGTCATGATAGACTGcgtattgaaaaataattatgatGAATCTAAATGTGCCAAATTGATCGATGAACTTTATCAATGCTGttcaaaattttataaGGAAAATAGTAACGAGGCACGTTCTCCATGTTGTCCCTTACCAGATTTActtgatttgaaaatggaaCAACGTGGGCTTAAAAAAGTTAATTTTTTACCAATATAGTGCAAGATAACCGTTTGTTTCTTACGTAACACATATAAcgatgaaaaaaaatttataattgGAGCAATTTGTAATAAAGATGGATCTAATCATAAGTATATTCGTTCATACTTCCAGGGTAGATACATTTCAAATTCCTTTTTGCAAAAGATTAATCTAAGATCAACCGCGAGCACGACAGTAAGATATCGAGTACCTTACCGTATGATCCCAACGAATGGAATATATACGTTCACTGGCATATTTCATCCTAAAAACGAATCGTGACTCTGGGTGTCTATTTAATAAAAGACATTGTTTATTGgttcttttaaaaaatcaaaatttataatACCAAAACAAGACACTAATTGAAATTGGCATGGAGAGtcaaataagaaaatatcaaatgcTGCTGCTTAAATagtttttaattttcttctattGCCAAACCGGTTATTCTATGCGGgaaggaaaaaatttgtCTTAATACGAAATACTTCCCCGGGTAACACTATAAGTTTTTTAAACAGGGTTTGAAAAAACCATTATCGGCCACGACCAGAATGTGACATGAAAACAATCAAAGGTAAATAATATTGGGTAAACCGGTTggaaataatttcaaaataatatgtaACATCATTGAAATGCCAGAGAATATGTGTCAATATAGCATACATAAACCCGAATAATTTAACCATATACTTACACTTACTTGCTCCTCACTAAAAccttaaatttttttctattcGTAATTCGGGTGTTTGTTCTTAATAAATAGATGTAAATCAAATGCTTACTCCTCTTAACCCATAAATTAATAGGAGTTATTGAACAGTCAAGATACCGTTATGCAATGCTCCCTTTTACTGCAAAAGATTCCTTCGTTCTTCCCTTCCTGTGGCCCCCTTGTATGTTAGCAATAATGACCCAACTATGCACCCTTTATATGATTCTAAATGATGGCGGCAGgatttttgtttcaatgaattaaaagtttaaattgttgatattattaatatatgtatatatacattcaaaaaattatataatatactaAGTTTAATGACGACGGGAAGCAGCAATGATGTTGTTCATTTCTTCAACCTTAGCCTTAGCTCTCTTGAAAGAACCTAATCTCTTCTTAGCGACCTTTCTAGCTCTCTTTTCACCAGAGTTTCTGATCAAATCAACTAATCTTCTTTCGTATGGAGCTAAACCAGCAATTTCTCTAACTAGAGATCTAACGAATTTAGTTCTGTTAGAAGAAACACCCTTCTTGTAAGAGATCTTTGGGGCTGGGGTCATAGAAGTGACCTTCTTACCTTTGTTCAAACCAACAGCGATTCctatattcaaaaataaattaaaagtAGACAATGTtttaatttaaaaatttgttagtaattcatattcattgATTATTGTTTTGGTAAAAAGAATGTAAATAGGTTCATcattttgaagatttgtATTAAAACGAAATGTTgaataaaaacaaaaagtCATCCacataataaaagataCGTTCTATAACGAACTGTTTAGAATAGTATGTTCTTACTTGGATATATCATTTCCGTTTGCTTAATATTGCACAAAACAAATTGTTCTCTCCTAAAATAATGTTTCATTCAGATGTTGATGATTATAAGTTGTACTGCATAATATTGCACTCTTTTTAGCATCGGCAATATATTTGGGTTATATGACGCGTTGCAGTAAGCTATTGTCTTATATGATTTGATCTCTTTTAGCTgtattcaaaatttcattcTATTATCTCTCCAGTCGATTACCATTGCATTTCACTGTTTTTTTCTGTTAAATCTTTCCACATACCTGACTTAGTGGCCATTTTtgtactattattattcttagGGTGTTTGAATTTATGTTTAATCTTTGTTTGGAAAATGGTATTactttaataatttccaatCCTTTTTCTCTTAACTAAAAGATCTAAGTTAGTTTTACTGCGAAAGATGCTACCAGGAGAGAGGCTTCCTCTGGGCGTTGATACAGGAAGGAAATCCATGGGACCCATGGGCTTAGCCTAACCCAGTTTCCAGGTTAAAAAAAAGCCGAGCCGCTTTGTTTGGACTGGAAGCGAACATTGACTgattgatttcttcttgCCGGAACAGAAAATATCGCGAAAATATTTAatcaattataattttaGAGAAGGCACGGGTGTTTCTAAATGTATGGGTGTAATATTTTATGACTGTCACATTTTTTGTGTTTTTTTTAAAGTTGGAAGAACCCTCTCAAGAGGGTAACGCTAACTGTAAGTCTCaatgtatttgtatttacAAGTGCAATAAAGAATAGAAAATATACCCACTATTTGCTAAAATCAGATAACTGCTGTATGAAATTGCTCAGTATGATGATTTACTTGGTTTAAAGCTGTAGCATTTTTGGACGgaattgtaattgttgtCATATCAAAGTTAtgttcatttaattttgatattatttcaCCAAATGAACACTTTGCGTAAAGTTCAATGAATCTCTTATAATCCATGAATTCACTATTAGCCACactttccaatttttctaatgGGTATAGGTactttaataatttcctcTTACCCACAATGATATGGACCTTTTCACCATTCAATATTTCAGTGGAATAGAATTGTGTTTCTGTACCATCATCCTTTACAATCTTATTTTCAAGTTGACGTgcttcaatttcatcaagttcttttttcttcaataccAAATAGCGCAACTTCCAACCTGTGGGACCCAACTCTTTTATTCTTGCGGATTTATCCTTTATCAAATAGTTATCAATCCCACCTTCCTTACTAATTGTCTTCAAAACTTTAGTAGTAAGTTTAATACTAATATTTCTACCTAACGTTTCACTCCATAGGCCTTTCTTAACAATATTAGGTAACCATCGTCTTCTTGTTTTCTGTTTACTTTCAGAGATGCTATTCCCATATTGAACAAAAGATCCTCCGTACAATCCTTTATTACTttgtttgaaaatattCGATTCACCATATTTGTAATCTGGGAACTTAAGACGTTCCTTGGGTATGTAAATTGGACGAGGGTCGCCAACTTTATATCGTGGTTTAATTCCTACGTTCCTCGATTCAATCAATTTCCATTGTCGTAATGGATATGCAGTTGAAGCAAATGACCTTTTCGATATGAAGGTGTTAACGGTGCTCGCAAAATTGGACTTCATCATAATCTAGAAATGATCCCTTGTGTGACCTCCCTTCCTTCTTCTTACTCTGTTCTAAATTTGACGCATCTTCTCTTCCTTGTATTTGAATCCTCTCTCCCTTATCAAACAGTTGTTTTAGATTTCCAAAATTCAAAACTTCGGAATTATCCGATACAACATTCACAGAGCCCTTCGAGTCCATGAACTTATAAAAAGTAGAACAGAACCAGACAAAGCAATTGacatgaatatatattcttgaaCTCCATGCAGATAGTACTTTTCTTTAAAcaacataatatatatatatatatgtgtgtgtATATAATAAGACACTCGTTATTTGAACACTTTCCTAATACCTTGCCAACCTGAGCCCAATATAGCTGGCCTTCTAGAATCTACCTCGCCACTTAATGGAACACCATTTTCCGTGGCAATCTTGATTTCTTCCACTTGtctttccaattcattaattttatcTTGAAACACTAAATTTTGTCTCATTACTTTctcatttttctttaatgttGCCTCAATTTCTTGCTCTAATTTCTTTGGGATtgcatcatcattattttgtgCCTTTTGGCAATTGatctcttcttcaatttgtttcttAATCTTAACAACTTCTAATCTTAAATCtaaattttccttttctatCCCTGCGATATTTAGTTTATTCTTAACTAATTCGTTTGCCATCATAACATGCTCTCTATTTAACGCCGTATAATCTGCTTCTAGTTTATGAACTTgtctttgtaatttcatatttctagatttaatcatttcaaaagcttcttccttttccttttccatCCTATGTATCTCCTCGTAttcatttgtaaaattatttataatcATGGGTgtcaattcaatttcattcatagcttcttcaataaatctatcaatattgaaaattgcTTGATTCATATTAATATGGACAACACTAGCCGTATCCACTTCTTGACTATTATCCATATCAACCTTATCCTCTTCAGTTGATTCACCATTTTCGTAATAGTgtaaaaatatttgttctttaataaacgttaatattgaatcaaattcCAAATCCATCAATttactttcatttttaatcATTGGAATAACTGCAAACCTCACTAAACAATTCAACCCTTCAGCAAAGATAACATCCAAAATACGAGCTTTACAAAGGGAATCGAATTTCAAGACATTGCCAAAGCATGTCAAGAACCAATCCTTGGCATACATGTTCGATTTGATTCCAACtttaatcaaataattataaagatCAGGACAATTCATTTCCAATGACCTaccataataataaagtaataaaCCCATCCCAACATTATTATGATATAATCCCTTTAATCCATAGCCATCCATTAATTTTGTGAAAAGACTGAAGGTGtgtaattcatcatcattggAGCACGCTTCCAAAATTGGAGCCACGTATGAGTCCATTTCCgatgaatatgaaattaaattattgttCGATTTTAAATATGCGTCAATGATGCGTCTTACTTTGGAGGAGTCgtcgttgttgttgttatcaGTATCACCctgaatgaatgaattgTACTCGTCCTTGGAGATGGTGCATACGTTTGAGAAACATTGCCAAACAATGGGACGGATTGATGTGGAGATTCCATTTGTAATTAATTCTGTATATAATGCCTTACCATGATTATCTAGAGTGAATTCTGGAGCttgaatgaattgaatCCATATTTTAGGGACATTTTCATCGGTAATGGTAAATCCGATTGGTAATTCAAACTTCTGATCTGTTTGTTCGTGCATTTTGTTGTAATTTTGAAGTAGTAATGTAGTAGCTGCTCGATGTGGTAGAGGCGGTGGAGGTAGGGATGATTGCTCCCCTTCTATTGGTGGAGGAGGTACTTTTCTTGGTGGTAAAGATGGGCCTGATTTGGTTCCCAttgaagaaggagaaggTGATGGTGTAAGTCCAGGTTCATTCTTCCCCTCGTTGAGATTTTTTTCTAGGTTTGTTCTTGGAGGTAATACTGGTGGAAGAGATGGTGTTGCCATTTCGGCGTCAGGCTTTGCTTCAGCTTCAGCCTCGATGCTTTTCCTTGGTGGTAAACCTGGAGCAGTaatgtttttcaaatcatgtTCTACTTCAGAATGAGTCCTATTGGTTTGATTGACTATTTCGTttggaattggaattggaaTGTCTCTTTCAGCCTTAGCAGTAGTATGATCTTGTACGAAATCGATTGGTGTTCTAGTCAAATCAACATCACTAAACGATGTACCAATTGTCGGTTCGTCGACTCTATTCGATTCGTTTGATTCAGCAttgtcttcttcttcttcttctgcttCTTCCGGttcaatttgttcttcaGGAACAGcatttaaatcaatttcgtcttcatcttcttgcTTACTATCATGCTCTCCATCCGATACAGATTTATCACCAAGAGGAGTTTCATCCACCTTtgtattatcatcatcattattactTCCTTCGAAGGTGAATTCACCATCGGCATCCTCGGTATCCCGGCGATGGGGTTCGAccttaatattttcttcttcttcttttgcagacattttttttcaattgtattCGTGAATGTATGTAATTCAGCAATCAATACGATTGTGTGtatatttgtttcaatgCCTCTTGGCCTCAGTGCAAtgatatgaaatatttcttttttcattcaattgttCATCGATATTATTGCATGGAAGTTTTCCCTAATTGAATATGTTATGTCATGTAATGTCACGTGGAATGTAGGCGCCCGTGAAAGAAAACAACTACTTAGTCTATATCTGGAATAACAAACATAAATAcatagaaagaaagaatatatatatatctatataacGAAGATATTAGTTAAGAACATGATCATgaatatcattaaaaaaaaagttataTAGCGaaaatatatgtatgtgtGTATATGTTTGTATGGAATAATATCTCTTGTAAAAATACGGTTCAACATGCAGACGCAGATAAATCGATATCAGACAATATTGGTGAAAATGTATGTAAATCTGCAAATGACGTCCAGTTAGACATTGTATCATCTAGAATCGAGACAGTGGCGTTTTCGTCGTCTTTGTAGATTATCCCGTTGGCGATATCTAGAGTCGAGATCAAATTTTCTGTCTCATTCACTGTGGCGTTAGGGAAATGGATCCTTATGACTCCATCTTTGTTGGATGAAGTGATTGGTAATGATCCATACGTTTCAAAGATATTTGATATGGATGATTGTATATCTCTAGCAATTTGAATCTGATCATTTAAATGTTTTTCCCATTGTGACACCATGTCATGATCTAAGAAAGtagttgatgatgatgatgaggtGTAGGGGTATGTATATGTATTTggtaatttgaattcaatgtAACAACCTACATCTGGCGATATAGCTTgttgtttcattaattgGTGCATTTTATAATCATTTACTAGTTTTTTCATTGGAGAAAcattaaatgatgatgaaattaacCATTTCACTGCATCTCTGGTGGAAGTAATTGATGCGATAGAAAAGAATGGTCGTCCGTTTAGAATCTTGTTTCTCAGAATACTATAATCTAATGAATTGTAGTAGTTAGGATATGATGATATAACGGTAGGGGTTTTCACCTTATCTGTATTGATAAACCTATTATATCTATCTAAACAATATGCCTTTATGGGTGAAATGAAGGGTGTGGGCTTCCTTATTATCTGACTATTGAGAAGCGGAAGAGAGCGAATATTGAAGAGTAAAAAGTTACCATTTCTTACTTTGATAGGAACAGGGATTGGGATTCGAGCTGGTATATGTTCTGATCTTCTATTAATAGTAGATGCTGGTGGTACTTTAAGATGTCTGTTGATTAATCCAGTCAATCTGgaatcaatcaatttacCGACTTGGCGAAGTTGTTTCTTCGTAACGTTAAGCCATTTAGTTAAGTTAGTTGGTGACATTAATCTTGACGTATGTGTTTTATGGTCCTAATCGGTAAGGTCAAGGGTTTGATCTCAGATCCACAACGATGATCTTGATGATATATAAGATTCTTTTTTTGGAGTTTAGGTCATCTCTTAACttttacatacatatatatatatatatatatacttctATTATGCCGACTAAGCCGCGACGCCAGTTAATGTGAGAGAGAGAAAACGTCACAGTCACATGttatagtaataataataataataataataataatattgtagacattattacaagagtgaatgaatgaaagaGAAGAGAGGAGTCTTTCGATGCTGCATACATAGTCCTATACGTCgttaaataaataagtgTAGACATCATCAAGGGTAGTGGTTTGAAACAACCCCGGGGGGATACCAAACATATTTGATGAAGTGGAATTGGCTCCCTGCGCTTGCTGTTGTGGTGATGGCGGTTGTGGTTGCTGTTGCTGGTACAAATTCGGATGAGGTGATGAAGTGGTTGATGGAAGGTTCGGCGTTAAggatgaaaataaattcaagttgttaaaattatttgatgtACTATTTGAATTAGACCAATTTGGGAATGttgattttaatgaattttgtCTTTCCATATTCATTCCAAATGCATTGTTATTCTCAGcagtgttattattattagtattattatctgtTTCAGTATCATCTATTAATAGATGTAAAGTATTATCATATACGTTCATTGCCATTTCATTCCCGGTTGGTGATAATTGCATGACGTATCCATTTtggtgttgttgttgtggttCAAGTATATTCATACTTCCAAATGATTGCATTGGATGTTGTAAATTTGAAGCAAATGAATGattattaccaaataaTGCAGAGGGAGTTAATGGGATTTGTGGGTTTAACATTGAGCGATGATCATGtgtagatgatgatgatgagggCGAGTTTATAGAAATGATACTACCTCTTCGGCTCATGCTTGGtagtattgttgttgttgttgttgttgttgtagttTCTAGAGtattaattttctttatattccCATCTTTGGAATCCAGGTGGTTAGGGATAGGGATGAAAGTGTTAGAAGGGATGGTTTCTTGATTTTGTGAATGAGGACTTGGTGTGGTCATTTCAGTAATTGGTGGTAACAAGCAAGTTACCTTTTCATGAGGAAGGAATGACGTATCGTTATTTTCAACATTATTTGGTGTggtaatttcttcaatattattatgaaacTTATATggttcttgttgttgttgttgttgttgttgttgttgttgttgttgttgttgttgttgtattttTGTATCATGCTTTGGAGTTGGAGTCATTTTTAATGATGGtttgaatattttggtCGGCCTTCTGTCAATATCATCAGAATCAGTTGTTTCgaaattacaaatttcATCTAagatttgaatgaatttcTCACAACTTTTAATATTCgatttttttaattgttgtaatattttgatattagatttcaattgttgacgacatttattaattgtCTTCAAACTTGTCGtagttgtttttttatttgtgtttgaaattaaacTAGTTAATGGTAGCAATActgaattgaatgaataaaaGATGCAGTACCAAGATTCTAATTTATTCATGGATTTGTTTTCCTGATTTGTGGTGGTCGTGctattgtttttattattaacgaatgatgatattgaatttattgtCCATTCTGTaacttcaaataatatacatTCACAAGTTTTTAAATCTCTTAATGAATCATTCTTTgttgaaaattttaaatttcttaaGATGTAAAGTATTAAATATTGTTGTTCCCAAAAGATCAAATGTTTAGTAAATTCTACCCATGGATGTTTATGATCGTATACTATTAACTTGGCGGATGATGTTGTATGGTTTCTATATTGTAAGAAAAATGGTAATTTAGTagttaaatttttaatttcatctattatttttaatccatttttcaaacttATTGTATTGTTATAGTTTGATATTGTGCGtttgaaatattgatataatGACGCAATATGAATTATACCATCATAAATAGTTggtattgtattatttgcATTAGTTAAAAATGTAAATTTATCGTCACTAATTGGAGTTGgtaaattaattgatgcgagattattatcatttatatgatttgaaatttgtgAAGGTCTATCAAACAAGATTGATAATTGGAAATCATGATTGGAAAGGCACCAccaaattcttcttctttgttcaACTATATTgcttgatgatgatgatgaagaggatGATGGAATGGACTTTTCTggtaattct harbors:
- the NDAI0I00740 gene encoding uncharacterized protein (similar to Saccharomyces cerevisiae GAL4 (YPL248C); ancestral locus Anc_6.279), whose product is MSSPEAIEQACDNCRLKKLKCSKHFPKCGQCLKNNWPCIYSPKVKRSPLTRVHLTNLENKLEKLENLFNKLLPNENINEILQKFDSNDDDDGDESNKFKLLEKIKSNINSNNIPSRQHVPLKDEEKKVKSNDSATTMERYSVPREPMHGFDWDETVNNEKNQHKKSSLLDEMCLLNTDLNNKGYFGSKSQISHLRSIGFDSQQFQPTRRKITTINYNNVKEELPLNGSHSHYISLEMESSFIESYFRNFHVYYPILNKESFMKRIRSHQSNTNNNHTTNDDDEFFFQNILYNMVLAIGSWCLEEYSKKKIDSIFYTKAINSIDGQIFENGSIILIIAFYLLSKYCQWTENPNSSYIYIGHSIKMAISIGLFKELPEKSIPSSSSSSSSSNIVEQRRRIWWCLSNHDFQLSILFDRPSQISNHINDNNLASINLPTPISDDKFTFLTNANNTIPTIYDGIIHIASLYQYFKRTISNYNNTISLKNGLKIIDEIKNLTTKLPFFLQYRNHTTSSAKLIVYDHKHPWVEFTKHLIFWEQQYLILYILRNLKFSTKNDSLRDLKTCECILFEVTEWTINSISSFVNNKNNSTTTTNQENKSMNKLESWYCIFYSFNSVLLPLTSLISNTNKKTTTTSLKTINKCRQQLKSNIKILQQLKKSNIKSCEKFIQILDEICNFETTDSDDIDRRPTKIFKPSLKMTPTPKHDTKIQQQQQQQQQQQQQQQQQEPYKFHNNIEEITTPNNVENNDTSFLPHEKVTCLLPPITEMTTPSPHSQNQETIPSNTFIPIPNHLDSKDGNIKKINTLETTTTTTTTTILPSMSRRGSIISINSPSSSSSTHDHRSMLNPQIPLTPSALFGNNHSFASNLQHPMQSFGSMNILEPQQQHQNGYVMQLSPTGNEMAMNVYDNTLHLLIDDTETDNNTNNNNTAENNNAFGMNMERQNSLKSTFPNWSNSNSTSNNFNNLNLFSSLTPNLPSTTSSPHPNLYQQQQPQPPSPQQQAQGANSTSSNMFGIPPGLFQTTTLDDVYTYLFNDV
- the MRPL24 gene encoding mitochondrial 54S ribosomal protein bL28m (similar to Saccharomyces cerevisiae MRPL24 (YMR193W); ancestral locus Anc_6.282) is translated as MMKSNFASTVNTFISKRSFASTAYPLRQWKLIESRNVGIKPRYKVGDPRPIYIPKERLKFPDYKYGESNIFKQSNKGLYGGSFVQYGNSISESKQKTRRRWLPNIVKKGLWSETLGRNISIKLTTKVLKTISKEGGIDNYLIKDKSARIKELGPTGWKLRYLVLKKKELDEIEARQLENKIVKDDGTETQFYSTEILNGEKVHIIVGKRKLLKYLYPLEKLESVANSEFMDYKRFIELYAKCSFGEIISKLNEHNFDMTTITIPSKNATALNQVNHHTEQFHTAVI
- the RPL36A gene encoding 60S ribosomal protein eL36 (similar to Saccharomyces cerevisiae RPL36A (YMR194W) and RPL36B (YPL249C-A); ancestral locus Anc_6.283), whose amino-acid sequence is MATKSGIAVGLNKGKKVTSMTPAPKISYKKGVSSNRTKFVRSLVREIAGLAPYERRLVDLIRNSGEKRARKVAKKRLGSFKRAKAKVEEMNNIIAASRRH
- the GYL1 gene encoding Gyl1p (similar to Saccharomyces cerevisiae GYL1 (YMR192W) and GYP5 (YPL249C); ancestral locus Anc_6.281), whose product is MSAKEEEENIKVEPHRRDTEDADGEFTFEGSNNDDDNTKVDETPLGDKSVSDGEHDSKQEDEDEIDLNAVPEEQIEPEEAEEEEEDNAESNESNRVDEPTIGTSFSDVDLTRTPIDFVQDHTTAKAERDIPIPIPNEIVNQTNRTHSEVEHDLKNITAPGLPPRKSIEAEAEAKPDAEMATPSLPPVLPPRTNLEKNLNEGKNEPGLTPSPSPSSMGTKSGPSLPPRKVPPPPIEGEQSSLPPPPLPHRAATTLLLQNYNKMHEQTDQKFELPIGFTITDENVPKIWIQFIQAPEFTLDNHGKALYTELITNGISTSIRPIVWQCFSNVCTISKDEYNSFIQGDTDNNNNDDSSKVRRIIDAYLKSNNNLISYSSEMDSYVAPILEACSNDDELHTFSLFTKLMDGYGLKGLYHNNVGMGLLLYYYGRSLEMNCPDLYNYLIKVGIKSNMYAKDWFLTCFGNVLKFDSLCKARILDVIFAEGLNCLVRFAVIPMIKNESKLMDLEFDSILTFIKEQIFLHYYENGESTEEDKVDMDNSQEVDTASVVHINMNQAIFNIDRFIEEAMNEIELTPMIINNFTNEYEEIHRMEKEKEEAFEMIKSRNMKLQRQVHKLEADYTALNREHVMMANELVKNKLNIAGIEKENLDLRLEVVKIKKQIEEEINCQKAQNNDDAIPKKLEQEIEATLKKNEKVMRQNLVFQDKINELERQVEEIKIATENGVPLSGEVDSRRPAILGSGWQGIRKVFK
- the CMC4 gene encoding Cmc4p (similar to Saccharomyces cerevisiae YMR194C-B; ancestral locus Anc_6.284), which encodes MIDCVLKNNYDESKCAKLIDELYQCCSKFYKENSNEARSPCCPLPDLLDLKMEQRGLKKVNFLPI
- the SPG5 gene encoding Spg5p (similar to Saccharomyces cerevisiae SPG5 (YMR191W); ancestral locus Anc_6.280), which gives rise to MSPTNLTKWLNVTKKQLRQVGKLIDSRLTGLINRHLKVPPASTINRRSEHIPARIPIPVPIKVRNGNFLLFNIRSLPLLNSQIIRKPTPFISPIKAYCLDRYNRFINTDKVKTPTVISSYPNYYNSLDYSILRNKILNGRPFFSIASITSTRDAVKWLISSSFNVSPMKKLVNDYKMHQLMKQQAISPDVGCYIEFKLPNTYTYPYTSSSSSTTFLDHDMVSQWEKHLNDQIQIARDIQSSISNIFETYGSLPITSSNKDGVIRIHFPNATVNETENLISTLDIANGIIYKDDENATVSILDDTMSNWTSFADLHTFSPILSDIDLSASAC